The DNA segment TTTGTGTAAAACTTCACTGAGTTTAAGCCCTCTTTTTTAGCCCACTCATAAGCTTGTGAGACAAAATCCCAGTTGATATTTTCATAAAACGTTTCAAGGTATTTAGGACGTGCATTAAAGTTATCAATATAATAAGCGTGCTCCCAAACATCAACGACTAAAAGTGGCACTTTGCCGTCATTTACAGGCGTAGCTGCATTTGAAGTTTGCACTATCTCTAGTTTTTTTGCACTTGGGTCATAAACTAGCCACGCCCAGCCTGAGCCAAAAAGTGTGGTAGCAGCTTTTATAAAATCATCTTTAAAATTTGGTAGCTGTGCATTTAAATCCGCTTTTAAATCATCGCTCATCTCGCTTTTTTTAGCGATGCAATCCCAGTAAAAATCGTGGTTATAAACCTGTGCTACGTTGTTATAAAGTCCGCCCTTTGCACCTAGCAAAATATCGTAAAATTCGGCATTTTCAAACTCTGTGCCTTTAATTAGGTTGTTTAGGTTTGCGACATAAGTAGCGTGGTGTTTGCCGTGATGATACTCACAGGTTTTCTCGCTTACAACAGCATTTTGTGCTGGATTAAATGGTAATTCTCTTAGTTTAAACATTCTATCTCCTTTAAAAATTTGTGCGTCGATTATAGTTTAAATTTTCTAAATAGTTAATTAATATTTTTTATTAACTAGATTAAATTCTATCTCTTAAAAGCACATAAAGCCTGATTGTTGATATAAACAGCGTCACAATGGCAGGTCCAAGTATAATCCCCCAAAAGCCAAATGTCGTAATACCAGCTATCATAGCAAAAAATATGAGTAGCTCATTTATCTTTGCTGGTTTTTTTACAAGCCTTGAGTTTATAAATTTTATCACCAAAGGCTTTAAAAATGTATCAGCCACTATCGATATAACAATAACCGAATAAACAGCTATCACAACCGCTCCAAAACTATCGCCTGAGGCAAATTGATGAAGCGATATTGGCACCCATGAGAGCATACCACCCACAACTGGTATGAGCGATGTAAATGCAAATAAAATTCCCGTTAAAATGCCGTCATATCCGTAATACATCGTCACGAGAGAAAATAAAAACCCCTGTAAAATCATATTTATGATAATAGAGTAAAAAACCACACTCATCACATTTGCAACTTCACTAAGTATAAACTCGCTATCCTCTTTTTGCATCGGAAGAGCGTCTTTTAGGTATTTTACCAACTCGCCACCATAGAGCATAGCAAAAAAGAAAAACACAAGAACAAAAATCATATCTGTTAGAAATTTAGCACTTAACTTACCTATGCCAGTAATGCTTGAAATGGCATTTGTGATTATCTTATTAAAATCTAGACTACCCAAAAACTCATCAACACTTGGCTCTAAAAAACTAAAGGATACTGGCAAACTAAAATGGTAGTTTTTGATGTATTCTATCGTCGAATTTATCGTATCGGCGTTGAAATTTGTAGCGTATTTTACGATACTTGCGATCGCATAAAGTGATGGGGCAACAAACAAAAATAGTAAAACTATCGTCGTTAGCCCAGCTGAGAGTGTCTTTTTGCCATTTGTGATTTGTAAAATTTTTACATTTATGTTTGAGGTGGCAACTGCTAGAAGTGCTGCGATTAGGATATTTAACAAAAATGACTGAAATAGATATAAAAGCAGTGCCAACACAAAACAGACAAAAAATCCTATAAAAATTTTAGAACTCACATTGTGCCTTTTGGACATAAATTTTAGAGATTATAGCAAAATTTGCTTCATTTAAGATTTTAATTAAAGTCAAATTTTATAGTAATTACTTTATAATTACAAAAAAAGGCTAAAA comes from the Campylobacter mucosalis genome and includes:
- the sodB gene encoding superoxide dismutase [Fe] — translated: MFKLRELPFNPAQNAVVSEKTCEYHHGKHHATYVANLNNLIKGTEFENAEFYDILLGAKGGLYNNVAQVYNHDFYWDCIAKKSEMSDDLKADLNAQLPNFKDDFIKAATTLFGSGWAWLVYDPSAKKLEIVQTSNAATPVNDGKVPLLVVDVWEHAYYIDNFNARPKYLETFYENINWDFVSQAYEWAKKEGLNSVKFYTNDLHGKGGGCCGCGCN
- a CDS encoding AI-2E family transporter, translated to MSSKIFIGFFVCFVLALLLYLFQSFLLNILIAALLAVATSNINVKILQITNGKKTLSAGLTTIVLLFLFVAPSLYAIASIVKYATNFNADTINSTIEYIKNYHFSLPVSFSFLEPSVDEFLGSLDFNKIITNAISSITGIGKLSAKFLTDMIFVLVFFFFAMLYGGELVKYLKDALPMQKEDSEFILSEVANVMSVVFYSIIINMILQGFLFSLVTMYYGYDGILTGILFAFTSLIPVVGGMLSWVPISLHQFASGDSFGAVVIAVYSVIVISIVADTFLKPLVIKFINSRLVKKPAKINELLIFFAMIAGITTFGFWGIILGPAIVTLFISTIRLYVLLRDRI